Proteins from one Impatiens glandulifera chromosome 2, dImpGla2.1, whole genome shotgun sequence genomic window:
- the LOC124924893 gene encoding cytochrome P450 76T24-like: protein MDSVMIFTALLSSSVLFLFLYFNIRRPSSRLPPGPYPFPVIGNILSLGSNPHISLASLSKIHGPVMSLKLGSLTTIVVSSPETAQIILQKNDRICSGRHVPDIFRILDHNKYSVSLLSANSQWRSLRKISKENIFSQAQMDAKQGIRLKKVEELIAFVRRSSVVKIGDAAFTTTLNLLSNMFFSMNLAHHDSNFSREFKDHMGIALEIAGTPNLADYFPIFRLVDVQGLRRRFRFHFTRLFRIFEEIIQRRIESKETKNDLLDVLLNLSQETASTLTINDITHLIIDLFTAGTDTTSSTVEWAMTELFRNPDKLKKTQAELREFAGEEMIIEESDISKLPYLQSVVKETLRLHHPTPFLIPHKAEAEFEIDVDEKYLFRVAKDAQILVNVWAIGRDPKVWEDPLVFMPERFLESEIDFKGRDFRFIPFGYGRRSCPGMVLGDKMVHLLLTSLLLSFDWKLEKGINPQDIDLDEKFGITMKKAIPLKAIPISIKS from the exons ATGGATTCTGTCATGATTTTCACGGCCTTACTCTCCTCCTCCGTCCTATTCTTATTCCTATACTTTAACATCCGTCGTCCCTCCTCCAGACTGCCGCCGGGGCCGTACCCCTTTCCGGTCATCGGAAACATCCTCTCACTAGGCTCAAACCCACACATTTCACTAGCATCCCTCTCCAAAATCCACGGCCCGGTGATGTCCCTCAAATTGGGAAGCTTGACCACTATTGTGGTGTCATCGCCGGAAACTGCCCAAATTATACTCCAAAAAAATGACCGGATATGCTCCGGCCGACATGTCCCTGACATCTTCCGAATCCTCGACCACAACAAATACTCTGTTTCTTTACTCTCCGCAAATAGCCAATGGCGAAGCCTTCGTAAAATCAGCAAAGAAAACATATTTTCGCAGGCGCAGATGGACGCAAAACAGGGCATTAGGCTTAAAAAGGTGGAAGAACTCATAGCCTTCGTGCGGCGGAGCTCCGTCGTGAAAATAGGTGACGCCGCCTTCACTACGACGCTGAATTTGCTGTCGAACATGTTCTTCTCTATGAATTTAGCTCACCACGACTCGAATTTTTCTCGGGAGTTCAAGGATCATATGGGGATTGCACTGGAAATTGCGGGGACTCCTAATTTGGCGGATTACTTCCCGATATTTAGGTTGGTTGATGTTCAAGGCTTAAGGCGGCGTTTCAGATTTCATTTTACGAGATTGTTTCGTATATTTGAGGAGATCATCCAACGTAGGATAGAATCGAAGGAGACCAAGAATGATTTACTGGATGTGCTCCTCAATCTCTCCCAAGAGACTGCCTCAACTCTCACCATCAACGACATAACCCATTTGATTATA GACTTGTTTACTGCAGGAACCGACACAACGTCAAGCACAGTGGAATGGGCGATGACAGAGTTATTTCGTAATCCAGATAAACTGAAAAAAACTCAAGCTGAGCTTAGAGAATTTGCAGGCGAAGAAATGATAATAGAAGAATCAGACATTTCAAAGTTACCTTACCTACAATCAGTTGTAAAAGAGACCCTAAGATTGCATCATCCGACTCCTTTCTTGATTCCTCACAAGGCCGAAGCTGAGTTTGAGATAGACGTGGATGAGAAGTATCTGTTTCGGGTTGCGAAAGACGCTCAAATTTTAGTAAACGTATGGGCAATTGGTCGTGACCCAAAAGTGTGGGAAGATCCGCTAGTGTTTATGCCGGAGAGATTCTTGGAAAGTGAAATTGACTTTAAAGGTCGAGACTTTAGGTTTATCCCATTTGGCTATGGAAGAAGGAGTTGTCCGGGTATGGTTTTGGGAGACAAGATGGTGCATTTGCTATTGACCTCTTTGTTGCTCTCTTTCGATTGGAAACTTGAAAAGGGAATTAATCCTCAAGATATTGATTTGGATGAGAAATTTGGTATTACAATGAAAAAGGCTATACCTCTCAAAGCTATTCCAATTTCTATTAAATCTTAG